In a genomic window of Rhodovulum sp. P5:
- a CDS encoding GAF domain-containing protein, with protein MRRIDYAEMSKTLAALTTGETDQVALMATMACELHHADDRFDWTGFYRVTAPDLLKIGPYQGGHGCLTIPFDRGVCGAAARTGVTQIVADVDAFPGHIACASSTRSEIVLPVWDREGVLLGVLDIDSDQPAAFDQADAAGLAALLEQTFAR; from the coding sequence ATGAGGCGCATCGACTACGCCGAGATGTCGAAAACCCTTGCCGCGCTCACCACGGGCGAGACGGATCAGGTGGCGCTGATGGCGACCATGGCCTGCGAACTGCACCATGCCGATGACCGGTTCGACTGGACGGGTTTCTATCGTGTCACCGCCCCCGACTTGCTGAAGATCGGCCCCTATCAGGGCGGCCATGGCTGTCTGACCATTCCGTTCGACCGGGGCGTTTGCGGGGCGGCCGCCCGCACCGGCGTCACGCAGATCGTGGCCGATGTCGACGCGTTCCCCGGCCATATTGCCTGCGCGTCCTCGACCCGCTCCGAAATCGTGCTGCCCGTGTGGGACCGTGAGGGCGTGTTGCTAGGCGTGCTGGACATCGACAGCGACCAACCGGCCGCGTTCGACCAGGCCGATGCGGCGGGGCTGGCCGCGTTGCTTGAACAGACCTTTGCGCGATGA
- a CDS encoding outer membrane lipoprotein carrier protein LolA, translated as MKAFRLALAALCLSSAPALSDPISLSRLSAYLNGITTAQAEFRQINADGSISTGELSIKRPGRARFDYDRPNKALVIAGGGQVAIFDDASNQGPEQYPLSKTPLSLILDKNVDLGRSGMIVGHDSYDGFTRVVAQDPAHPDYGTIALIFTDNPVALREWIITDEVGNATKVVLGDMQTGLTLPASLFSIILESNRRSGGN; from the coding sequence ATGAAAGCGTTTCGCCTTGCCCTTGCCGCCCTGTGTCTGTCCTCCGCCCCGGCCCTGTCGGATCCGATTTCGCTGTCGCGCCTGTCGGCCTATCTCAACGGGATCACCACGGCGCAGGCCGAGTTCCGGCAGATCAATGCCGACGGGTCGATTTCCACCGGGGAGTTGTCGATCAAACGGCCGGGGCGGGCGCGGTTCGACTATGACCGGCCGAACAAGGCGCTGGTGATCGCCGGGGGCGGACAGGTCGCGATTTTCGACGACGCCTCGAACCAGGGGCCGGAACAATACCCCCTTTCGAAAACGCCGCTGAGCCTGATCCTCGACAAGAATGTGGATCTCGGCCGGTCCGGCATGATCGTGGGCCATGATTCCTATGACGGCTTTACCCGTGTCGTGGCGCAGGATCCCGCGCATCCCGACTATGGCACGATCGCTCTGATCTTTACCGACAACCCCGTGGCCCTGCGAGAGTGGATCATCACAGACGAGGTGGGCAACGCGACCAAGGTGGTTCTGGGGGACATGCAGACCGGCCTGACGCTGCCCGCAAGCCTGTTCAGCATCATTCTGGAAAGCAACCGGCGATCCGGGGGCAACTGA
- a CDS encoding transglycosylase SLT domain-containing protein has translation MSRYLLIASLLLLAACGGGSAPRNLDNACAIASDKPGYMRAMKRSERRWGVPVHVQMAVIHQESKFDRKARTPYRFVLGVIPMGRQSSAYGYAQVIDSTWDDYRKATKNRGASRTNFKDATDFMGWYMTKSRDKLGIPLSDARNQYLAYHEGQAGYARGSHYGKSWLLAVADRVALRAQAYKAQLVRCR, from the coding sequence ATGAGCAGGTACCTGTTGATAGCATCGCTGCTGTTGCTTGCCGCATGCGGCGGCGGCTCTGCGCCGCGCAATCTGGACAATGCCTGTGCCATCGCGTCGGACAAGCCCGGTTACATGCGGGCGATGAAAAGGTCCGAACGGCGCTGGGGTGTGCCGGTGCATGTGCAGATGGCGGTGATCCACCAGGAAAGCAAATTCGACCGCAAGGCGCGCACGCCCTACCGGTTCGTTCTGGGTGTCATCCCGATGGGGCGGCAAAGTTCGGCCTATGGCTATGCGCAGGTGATCGACAGCACCTGGGACGACTACCGCAAGGCAACGAAGAACCGCGGCGCCAGCCGAACCAATTTCAAGGACGCGACCGATTTCATGGGCTGGTACATGACAAAGTCGCGGGACAAGCTGGGCATCCCGCTCAGCGATGCGCGCAACCAGTATCTGGCCTATCATGAGGGGCAGGCGGGCTATGCCCGGGGCAGCCATTATGGCAAGTCGTGGCTTCTTGCGGTGGCCGACCGTGTGGCGTTGCGGGCGCAGGCCTACAAGGCGCAATTGGTCCGGTGCCGCTGA
- a CDS encoding ATP-binding protein, whose product MLQSAETAPLMVEATPLGVRAALAEMKARFGTPLPESASLGMAETVLAEVLNNIVEHAYGPTSPGPIELRMHRSDLRLSIDVRDYGVPMPGEKLPEGGLPGDDVLTEAPSEGGYGWFLIRSFARNIEYRREGDQNRLSFVVPLQEEH is encoded by the coding sequence ATGTTACAATCCGCCGAAACGGCGCCCCTGATGGTCGAGGCGACCCCGCTTGGGGTGCGCGCGGCCCTTGCGGAGATGAAGGCGCGCTTCGGCACGCCGTTGCCCGAAAGCGCAAGCCTCGGCATGGCCGAGACCGTGTTGGCCGAGGTTCTGAACAACATCGTCGAACATGCCTATGGTCCGACCAGCCCCGGCCCGATCGAGTTGCGGATGCACCGCTCGGACCTGCGGCTGAGCATCGATGTGCGTGACTACGGTGTGCCGATGCCCGGTGAAAAGCTGCCCGAAGGTGGCTTGCCCGGGGACGATGTCCTGACCGAGGCACCGTCCGAAGGCGGCTATGGCTGGTTCCTGATCCGCTCCTTCGCGCGGAACATCGAATACCGGCGCGAGGGCGATCAGAACCGCCTGTCCTTCGTCGTTCCGCTGCAAGAAGAGCACTGA
- a CDS encoding acetyl-CoA C-acyltransferase: protein MDKVVICGAARTPMGGFQGVFATVPAPTLGGAAIRAAMDGAGVATVDELLMGCVLPAGQGQAPARQAGFSAGLGEDVPATTVNKMCGSGMKTAMMAHDQLALGAAGVICAGGMESMTNAPYLLPNMRGGARIGHGQALDHMFLDGLEDAYDKGRLMGTFAEDCAETFQFTREAQDDYALGSLSNALAAQSSGAFEGEIAPVTVTTRKGDTVVAEDEQPGQARPEKIPHLKPAFRRDGTVTPANSSSISDGAAAVILARGEVAEARGLPVRARILGHASHAQAPGWFTTAPVPAAQKLLARIGWSKDDVDLWEVNEAFAVVPMAFMHEMGLPRDRVNVNGGACALGHPIGASGTRIIVTLLNALEKRGLKRGVAAICIGGGEGTAIAIERP, encoded by the coding sequence ATGGACAAGGTCGTGATCTGTGGCGCCGCGCGGACCCCGATGGGAGGATTTCAGGGCGTTTTCGCGACCGTGCCGGCGCCAACCTTGGGCGGCGCGGCCATCCGCGCCGCGATGGACGGGGCCGGGGTCGCGACCGTGGACGAGCTTTTGATGGGCTGCGTGCTGCCCGCGGGGCAGGGGCAGGCCCCGGCGCGACAGGCCGGTTTCAGCGCCGGGCTGGGGGAAGACGTACCCGCCACGACCGTCAACAAGATGTGCGGATCGGGCATGAAGACGGCGATGATGGCCCATGACCAGTTGGCCTTGGGCGCGGCGGGCGTGATCTGCGCCGGGGGGATGGAGAGCATGACGAATGCACCATACCTCTTGCCCAACATGCGTGGCGGCGCGCGGATCGGCCATGGTCAGGCACTGGACCACATGTTCCTCGACGGGCTGGAGGACGCGTATGACAAGGGCCGCCTGATGGGCACCTTTGCCGAGGATTGCGCCGAGACATTCCAGTTTACGCGAGAGGCGCAGGACGACTACGCACTGGGATCCCTCTCGAACGCGCTTGCCGCGCAAAGCTCCGGCGCGTTCGAGGGTGAGATCGCCCCGGTCACCGTGACCACGCGCAAGGGCGACACCGTGGTGGCAGAGGACGAACAGCCCGGGCAGGCGCGACCCGAGAAGATCCCCCATCTCAAGCCCGCCTTTCGCAGGGATGGCACGGTGACGCCGGCCAATTCGTCCTCGATCTCAGACGGGGCGGCGGCGGTGATCCTTGCCCGCGGCGAGGTGGCCGAGGCGCGCGGCCTGCCCGTGCGCGCCCGCATCCTTGGCCATGCCAGCCATGCGCAGGCACCGGGATGGTTCACCACCGCGCCGGTGCCGGCGGCCCAAAAGCTGCTGGCCAGGATCGGCTGGTCCAAGGACGACGTCGATCTGTGGGAGGTGAACGAGGCTTTCGCCGTGGTCCCCATGGCCTTCATGCATGAAATGGGACTGCCGCGCGACCGGGTGAACGTCAACGGCGGCGCCTGCGCACTGGGTCACCCGATCGGGGCCTCGGGCACGCGGATCATCGTCACGCTGCTGAACGCGCTGGAAAAGCGGGGCCTGAAACGGGGCGTTGCGGCGATCTGTATCGGCGGCGGCGAAGGCACCGCAATCGCCATCGAGCGGCCATGA
- a CDS encoding gamma-glutamyltransferase family protein, translated as MRDFQVPGRSAVFATNGICATSHPLAAKVAIQMLESGGNAVDAAIAGAVLLGLCEPQMTGLGGDCFVLLKPGGEDRVIGLNGSGRAPAGLDAAALRARGLDVMPTATADAVTVPGAVDAFCRLSKEWGRAGLAASLAPAIHYAEAGIPVAPRAAFDWGKSADHLQGAARDFYLLGGKAPQPGQVFRAPKQAEVLRRIAMDGRAGFYEGEVAEDMVASLNALGGTHTMEDFAATACTWTDPVSGHYKGVDLVEHPPNGQGATAILMANILSHFDLPGLDPLGAERAHLEAEAAKLAYDARNRFVADADHITRLDHMLAPETAERLAALIDPARAMDSPAALSEAVHRETIYITVVDRDRMAVSLIYSIFHSFGSGLASSKFGINFQNRGAGFSLTEGHVNEAAGGKRPMHTIIPAMLKKDGKVIMPFGVMGGAYQPNGHVRVLTNLIDYDMNPQQALDAPRSFSDAGTMLVERGYRDDVRSTLAGMGHDVAIPDLPIGGAQAILIDPETGVLQGASDPRKDGCALGY; from the coding sequence ATGCGCGATTTTCAGGTTCCCGGCCGGTCGGCCGTCTTCGCCACCAATGGCATCTGTGCCACGTCCCATCCGCTTGCGGCCAAGGTGGCCATCCAGATGCTGGAATCGGGGGGCAACGCCGTGGATGCGGCGATTGCCGGGGCGGTTCTGCTGGGCTTGTGCGAACCGCAGATGACCGGGCTTGGCGGCGACTGCTTCGTTCTGCTGAAACCCGGCGGAGAGGATCGCGTGATCGGCCTGAACGGGTCCGGCCGTGCGCCTGCCGGACTGGACGCCGCCGCGTTGCGGGCGCGGGGGCTGGACGTGATGCCAACGGCAACCGCCGATGCGGTCACCGTGCCCGGGGCTGTCGATGCCTTCTGCCGCTTGTCGAAAGAGTGGGGCCGTGCGGGGCTCGCCGCCAGCCTTGCGCCCGCGATCCACTATGCCGAGGCCGGTATCCCCGTTGCGCCCCGCGCGGCCTTTGACTGGGGGAAAAGCGCGGATCACCTGCAGGGCGCGGCGCGCGATTTCTACCTTTTGGGGGGCAAGGCCCCGCAGCCGGGGCAGGTCTTCCGCGCGCCGAAACAGGCAGAGGTTTTGCGCCGGATCGCGATGGACGGCCGCGCGGGCTTCTACGAGGGCGAGGTGGCCGAGGATATGGTCGCCTCTCTCAACGCGCTGGGCGGCACCCATACGATGGAGGATTTCGCGGCCACCGCCTGCACCTGGACCGACCCGGTCAGCGGCCATTACAAGGGCGTGGACCTGGTGGAGCATCCGCCCAACGGGCAGGGGGCCACGGCGATCCTGATGGCCAACATCCTGTCCCATTTCGACCTGCCGGGGTTGGACCCGCTGGGGGCAGAGCGCGCGCATCTGGAGGCCGAGGCCGCGAAACTGGCCTATGACGCGCGCAACCGCTTTGTCGCCGATGCCGACCATATCACCCGGCTGGATCACATGCTGGCGCCCGAGACCGCCGAACGGCTGGCGGCCCTGATCGACCCGGCCCGCGCGATGGACAGCCCCGCCGCCCTGTCAGAGGCCGTGCACCGGGAAACCATCTATATCACCGTGGTCGACCGGGACCGGATGGCGGTATCGCTGATCTATTCGATCTTCCACAGCTTCGGCTCGGGGCTCGCTTCGTCGAAATTCGGGATCAACTTCCAGAACCGCGGCGCCGGGTTCAGCCTGACCGAGGGGCATGTGAACGAGGCCGCGGGCGGCAAGCGGCCCATGCACACGATCATCCCGGCGATGCTGAAGAAAGACGGCAAGGTCATCATGCCCTTCGGCGTGATGGGCGGGGCGTACCAACCCAACGGGCATGTGCGCGTGCTGACCAACCTGATCGACTATGACATGAACCCGCAACAGGCGCTGGACGCTCCGCGGAGTTTTTCCGACGCCGGCACGATGCTGGTGGAACGCGGCTATCGGGACGATGTCCGCTCGACCTTGGCCGGGATGGGCCACGATGTTGCGATCCCCGATCTGCCCATCGGCGGCGCGCAGGCGATCCTGATCGACCCGGAAACGGGGGTGTTGCAGGGGGCGTCCGACCCGCGGAAGGACGGCTGCGCGCTGGGCTACTGA
- a CDS encoding PaaI family thioesterase, producing the protein MTDHDRIDQIAAAQPPFARLLGLRILSATPDRVEAALEVTEALTNRNGTLHGGAVMALADNLGGTATFLNIGEGEGTATMESKTNFFRPVRLGDTALAETTPLHRGRTTMVWQTKITRGDGKLAALVTQTQMILRGAPE; encoded by the coding sequence ATGACCGATCACGACCGCATCGACCAGATTGCCGCCGCGCAGCCACCCTTTGCCCGGCTTCTGGGTTTGCGCATCCTCTCGGCCACGCCCGACCGGGTAGAGGCCGCGCTTGAGGTCACCGAGGCCCTGACCAACCGCAACGGCACCCTGCATGGCGGCGCGGTGATGGCGCTGGCCGACAATCTGGGCGGCACCGCGACCTTCCTGAACATCGGCGAAGGCGAAGGAACCGCGACGATGGAAAGCAAGACCAACTTCTTCCGCCCGGTTCGCCTGGGCGACACGGCACTGGCCGAAACCACGCCGCTGCATCGCGGGCGGACAACGATGGTCTGGCAGACGAAGATCACCCGCGGCGACGGCAAACTGGCCGCGCTTGTCACGCAGACCCAGATGATCCTGCGCGGCGCGCCGGAATAG
- a CDS encoding RluA family pseudouridine synthase — MSDAYNPPDTPLDILHQDHEILVANKPAGLLSVPGKGAHLADCLIARIQAAFPDALLVHRLDRDTSGVMVFALTPQAQRHLGLQFEKRQTKKTYVARVWGLLEPKTGTVDLPLIVDWPNRPRQMVDHENGKPAVTDWRVVRHDNGTTRVRLFPKTGRSHQLRVHMKELGHPILGDPFYAEGAARDAPRLMLHAEELRLRHPDGGRGMSFRAKCPF, encoded by the coding sequence ATGAGCGATGCCTACAACCCGCCCGACACGCCGCTGGACATCCTGCACCAGGACCACGAGATCCTCGTGGCCAACAAGCCCGCGGGCCTGTTGTCGGTGCCGGGAAAGGGCGCGCATCTGGCCGACTGTCTGATCGCGCGCATCCAGGCGGCCTTTCCCGACGCGCTGCTGGTGCATCGGCTGGACCGGGACACATCGGGCGTGATGGTGTTCGCCCTGACGCCGCAGGCCCAGCGCCATCTGGGCCTGCAATTCGAGAAACGGCAGACCAAGAAGACCTATGTCGCCCGGGTCTGGGGCCTGCTGGAGCCGAAAACCGGCACCGTCGATCTGCCGCTGATCGTCGACTGGCCGAACCGCCCGCGCCAGATGGTCGACCATGAAAACGGCAAGCCCGCGGTCACCGACTGGCGCGTCGTCCGCCATGACAACGGGACAACCCGCGTGCGGCTGTTTCCGAAAACCGGCCGCAGTCACCAGTTGCGCGTCCATATGAAGGAACTCGGCCACCCGATCCTCGGCGATCCGTTCTATGCCGAGGGGGCAGCCCGCGATGCCCCGCGCCTGATGCTGCATGCCGAAGAACTGCGCCTGCGCCATCCCGATGGCGGGCGGGGCATGAGCTTTCGCGCCAAGTGCCCGTTCTAG
- a CDS encoding STAS domain-containing protein, translating to MKLETELRDDAIHVIVAEARIDSAVAIRFKDCLREVTDNGPARVVLNLGKVEFLDSSGLGAVVAVMKLLGPDRKLELCSLTPNVDKVFRLTRMDRVFTIHPTCEAAFPAQEQRSIA from the coding sequence ATGAAACTGGAAACGGAACTGCGCGACGATGCGATTCATGTCATTGTCGCCGAAGCCCGGATCGACTCGGCGGTCGCAATCCGGTTCAAGGATTGCCTGCGCGAGGTGACCGATAACGGCCCGGCGCGCGTTGTGCTGAACCTGGGGAAAGTGGAATTCCTCGACAGCTCCGGCCTTGGCGCCGTTGTCGCGGTGATGAAACTGCTTGGTCCGGACCGCAAGCTGGAACTGTGCAGTCTGACCCCGAATGTCGACAAGGTGTTCCGGCTGACGCGCATGGACCGGGTCTTCACCATCCATCCCACCTGCGAGGCAGCCTTTCCGGCACAGGAACAACGGTCCATCGCATGA
- a CDS encoding LysE family translocator, with the protein MTPQGWAVFAIFWVLFVTTPGPNAVNCILNGMTHGLPRALWGVLGILTQATLFLTLSAAGITALIAASPTAFAWAKLGGAAVLIWLGIRGWRNAAVAVAPQAASGRSIYTRAFLIATVNAKSIAGYLAAFSQFVEPDIPIGRQMWAIFPTALTLTSLSYASYTALGAWLGRLALGAVMNTRLRQVLAVCFILYGGLLGLSALP; encoded by the coding sequence ATGACCCCGCAGGGCTGGGCCGTCTTCGCGATCTTCTGGGTTCTCTTCGTCACGACCCCGGGCCCCAATGCGGTGAACTGCATCCTGAACGGCATGACCCATGGCCTGCCCCGGGCGCTTTGGGGCGTTTTGGGAATCCTGACACAGGCAACCCTGTTTCTGACGCTGTCGGCGGCCGGGATCACCGCCCTGATCGCGGCGAGCCCCACGGCCTTTGCCTGGGCGAAACTCGGCGGTGCGGCGGTGCTGATCTGGCTGGGCATCCGCGGCTGGCGCAATGCCGCGGTCGCCGTCGCGCCACAGGCGGCGTCGGGTCGGTCGATCTATACCCGGGCCTTCCTGATCGCCACGGTCAACGCCAAAAGCATCGCCGGATATCTCGCCGCCTTTTCCCAGTTCGTGGAACCCGACATTCCCATCGGTCGACAGATGTGGGCGATCTTTCCCACCGCGCTGACGCTGACGTCGCTGTCCTATGCCAGCTACACCGCGCTTGGCGCATGGCTGGGCCGGCTGGCGCTGGGGGCGGTGATGAACACAAGACTGCGGCAGGTGCTGGCGGTGTGTTTCATCCTCTATGGGGGGCTTCTTGGCCTTTCGGCGCTGCCCTAG
- a CDS encoding DNA translocase FtsK 4TM domain-containing protein gives MRGREPLLDSEMQAMIERRGKELLGFALLGLAFFIGLVLVSYVPEDPSWFSATEGPSENVLGRFGASIAAPLIIIIGWGAWGFVVLPAVWGLRLVTHIGADRALGRLVMAPIVIALASVYAASHVPPPGWGQTFGMGGLFGDTVLGALLGILPVDTLLGLRIVAGLVWLATLALGLFTLGFDRAELRNFGRYMLLGVVLSYVGLRHIAGRTARGAVEGRKRMGEARQAAAEPRMHRAEPAVTAPEDFVIEETPPRALPGLLARVANIARRTPDPDPAPELVETACDVDDSALAPMSEERIKARIADVIRKRTPEGHAPLRTEPPVVRGAAPLVVPPAPGEALPEDTFTGDFDDMDDFDAPDPIEVTRGPVLPKAEPRQVVQHPPRKSVQPSRRAREEAQPALQFDDQGAQYEHPPLSLLTNPDQIERLYLSDEALSENARMLENVLDDYGVKGEIVSVRPGPVVTMYELEPAPGLKASRVIGLADDIARSMSALSARVSTVPGRSVIGIELPNTNREMVVLREILSSRDFGDSKMRLPLALGKDIGGEPVVANLAKMPHLLIAGTTGSGKSVAINTMILSLLYKLTPDECRLIMIDPKMLELSVYDGIPHLLSPVVTDPKKAVVALKWVVGEMEERYRKMSKMGVRNIEGYNGRVRDALSKDEMFRRTVQTGFDDETGEPVYETEEFLPETLPYIVVIVDEMADLMMVAGKEIEACIQRLAQMARASGIHLIMATQRPSVDVITGTIKANFPTRISFQVTGKIDSRTILGEQGAEQLLGMGDMLYMAGGGRIARVHGPFVSDEEVEEIVNYLKAYGPPDYVGGVVEGPDEDKESDIDLVLGLGGNTNGEDALYDQAVAIVIKDRKCSTSYIQRKLAIGYNKAARLVEQMEDEGVVSPANHVGKREILVPEQA, from the coding sequence ATGAGAGGCCGCGAGCCGCTGCTTGATTCCGAAATGCAGGCGATGATCGAACGGCGCGGGAAGGAACTGCTGGGCTTCGCCCTGCTGGGGCTGGCGTTCTTCATCGGGCTGGTGCTGGTGTCCTATGTGCCGGAGGATCCAAGCTGGTTCTCGGCCACCGAAGGCCCCTCGGAAAATGTTCTGGGCCGGTTCGGCGCCTCCATCGCGGCACCGCTGATCATCATCATCGGCTGGGGGGCGTGGGGTTTTGTCGTGCTGCCCGCAGTCTGGGGCCTGCGTCTGGTCACCCATATCGGCGCGGACCGGGCGTTGGGGCGGCTGGTCATGGCGCCGATCGTCATCGCGCTGGCCTCTGTCTACGCGGCAAGCCATGTGCCACCGCCGGGCTGGGGGCAAACCTTCGGCATGGGTGGGCTCTTTGGCGATACGGTTCTGGGGGCGCTTCTGGGCATCCTGCCGGTCGACACTCTGCTGGGCCTTCGGATCGTTGCGGGCCTTGTCTGGCTGGCCACGCTGGCGCTGGGGCTTTTTACCCTCGGTTTCGACCGGGCAGAACTGCGCAATTTCGGCCGCTACATGTTGCTGGGCGTGGTGCTGAGCTATGTGGGCCTGCGCCATATCGCCGGGCGGACGGCGCGGGGCGCTGTTGAAGGCCGCAAGCGGATGGGCGAGGCCAGACAGGCGGCAGCCGAACCCCGCATGCACCGGGCCGAACCCGCGGTCACAGCGCCCGAAGACTTCGTGATCGAAGAAACGCCGCCGCGCGCGCTGCCCGGCCTTCTGGCCCGCGTGGCCAACATCGCGCGGCGCACCCCGGACCCCGACCCGGCACCGGAACTGGTGGAAACGGCCTGCGACGTGGACGACAGCGCACTCGCCCCGATGTCCGAGGAACGGATCAAGGCCCGCATCGCCGACGTCATTCGCAAGCGGACACCGGAGGGCCACGCGCCGCTGCGCACCGAACCGCCCGTGGTGCGCGGCGCCGCCCCGCTGGTCGTTCCCCCGGCCCCCGGTGAGGCACTGCCCGAAGACACGTTTACCGGCGACTTCGACGACATGGACGATTTCGACGCGCCCGACCCGATCGAGGTGACCCGCGGCCCCGTCCTGCCGAAGGCCGAGCCGCGGCAGGTCGTGCAGCACCCCCCGCGCAAGAGCGTTCAACCCTCTCGCCGCGCGCGGGAAGAGGCGCAACCGGCCCTGCAATTCGACGATCAGGGGGCCCAATACGAACATCCGCCCCTGTCGCTCTTGACCAACCCCGACCAGATCGAGCGGTTGTATCTGTCCGACGAGGCGTTGTCGGAAAACGCGCGGATGCTGGAAAACGTCCTCGACGACTATGGCGTGAAGGGCGAAATCGTCTCGGTCCGCCCGGGCCCCGTGGTGACCATGTACGAACTGGAACCGGCGCCGGGGCTGAAGGCCAGCCGGGTGATCGGTCTGGCCGACGATATCGCGCGGTCGATGTCGGCGCTGTCGGCGCGTGTCTCGACCGTACCCGGGCGCAGCGTGATCGGCATCGAACTGCCCAACACCAATCGTGAGATGGTGGTCTTGCGCGAAATCCTGTCGTCCCGCGATTTCGGCGATTCCAAGATGCGCCTGCCCCTGGCACTGGGCAAGGATATCGGGGGGGAGCCGGTCGTGGCGAACCTTGCCAAGATGCCCCACCTTCTGATCGCGGGGACCACCGGTTCGGGCAAGTCGGTCGCGATCAACACCATGATCCTGAGCCTGCTTTACAAGCTGACGCCCGACGAATGCCGGCTGATCATGATCGACCCCAAGATGCTGGAACTGTCCGTCTATGACGGCATCCCGCATCTTCTGTCCCCCGTCGTCACCGACCCGAAAAAGGCCGTCGTCGCCCTGAAATGGGTCGTGGGCGAGATGGAGGAACGCTATCGCAAGATGTCCAAGATGGGCGTGCGCAATATCGAGGGCTATAACGGCCGCGTGCGCGACGCCCTGTCGAAGGACGAGATGTTCCGGCGCACGGTGCAGACCGGTTTCGACGACGAAACCGGCGAACCTGTCTATGAGACAGAGGAATTCCTGCCCGAAACCCTGCCCTATATCGTGGTGATCGTGGACGAGATGGCCGACCTGATGATGGTCGCCGGCAAAGAGATCGAGGCCTGCATCCAGCGGCTGGCCCAGATGGCGCGGGCAAGCGGCATTCACCTGATCATGGCCACCCAGCGCCCGTCGGTCGATGTCATCACCGGCACGATCAAGGCGAACTTCCCCACCCGGATTTCGTTCCAGGTGACCGGCAAGATCGACAGCCGCACGATCCTTGGCGAACAGGGGGCCGAACAGCTTCTGGGCATGGGCGACATGCTTTACATGGCCGGTGGCGGTCGGATCGCCCGCGTGCATGGCCCCTTCGTCAGCGACGAAGAGGTCGAGGAGATCGTGAACTATCTGAAAGCCTATGGCCCGCCCGACTATGTCGGCGGCGTGGTCGAAGGCCCCGACGAGGACAAGGAAAGCGATATCGATCTGGTGCTGGGCCTTGGCGGCAACACCAACGGGGAAGACGCGCTTTACGATCAGGCGGTGGCCATCGTCATCAAGGACCGGAAATGCTCCACCTCCTACATCCAGCGCAAGCTCGCCATCGGCTATAACAAGGCCGCGCGTCTGGTCGAGCAGATGGAGGACGAGGGCGTCGTCAGCCCCGCGAACCATGTGGGCAAGCGCGAGATCCTCGTGCCGGAACAGGCATAG
- the hspQ gene encoding heat shock protein HspQ, which produces MRTAQAKYHIGQVVRHRKHPFRGVIFDVDAMFSNTQDWYDSIPEDVRPRKDQPFYHLLAENDESYYIAYVSEQNLIPDETGEPVDHPDLPDLFGDFEDGTYPLQFQLN; this is translated from the coding sequence ATGCGGACAGCGCAGGCAAAATATCATATCGGTCAGGTGGTTCGTCACCGGAAACATCCCTTTCGGGGGGTGATCTTCGACGTGGACGCCATGTTCTCGAACACGCAGGACTGGTACGACTCGATTCCAGAGGATGTGCGGCCGCGTAAGGATCAGCCGTTCTATCACCTGCTCGCCGAGAACGACGAAAGCTATTACATCGCTTACGTGTCGGAACAGAACCTGATCCCCGACGAGACCGGGGAACCGGTGGATCACCCCGACCTTCCCGATCTCTTCGGCGATTTCGAAGACGGCACCTATCCGCTCCAGTTCCAGTTGAACTGA